A portion of the Rhizoctonia solani chromosome 6, complete sequence genome contains these proteins:
- a CDS encoding cytochrome P450 family protein has translation MPRTLKWGAGLSIVLHSIPSLVLPPGVAILAQNVLSRATLTGSSPWVLKEFLGLPTIIQTAILWMTFVFSRKVMKEYQRQADRKRLGPDVIEVPRVKLNWPWNLDLISFVMHSRETDYCTAPWAKLSKKYGYTFNLRLFGEDQIMTFEPENIKAVLSTDFNNFEKGTLFRGKMDTVLGKGVFNADGDMWKFHRGMSRPYFSRDRISHFDNFARHSDLAISKILSRLNEPARPGQPIAVDFQDLVARFTLDSGTEFLFGADVRSLDSTLPYPHEKPKDNSASFAAAFGRAQESLTYRLALGHLWSWMELFWDRTKQDMDVIDAYITPLLRQKLDRKRISGLNRNSKAEFENISTDGMEEAEDTLLDHLVQFTDDISVIKDELINILVAARDTTAATLTFAVYILAENPKIMDKLRSEVLGRLGTSNHPTPEDFKEMKYLRAVINETLRLFPAVPKYYVPAGATIPYSVLHMHRRKDLWGPDADEFDPERWLDDRLKKYVTPNPFIFLPFNAGPRICLGQQFAYNETSYFLSRLLQRVESFELVPEAYPAGTLPPADWKNGEGRKVYEKIWPKSHLTIYCNGGLWIRMKEASLLVEE, from the exons ATGCCTCGCACTCTGAAATGGGGGGCTGGTCTCTCAATAGTCTTACATTCGATTCCCAGCCTAGTACTTCCCCCTGGGGTTGCCATTCTTGCTCAAAATGTTCTTTCTAGAGCGACATTGACCGGCTCTTCGCCCTGGGTTTTGAAGGAGTTTTTGGGACTCCCTACGATTATACAGACTGCGATCCTTTGGATGACTTTTGTTTTCTCCCGCAAGGTGATGAAAGAGTATCAGCGTCAGGCCGACCGTAAACGCCTTGGCCCAGATGTAATTGAGGTGCCTCGTGTGAAACTCAATTGGCCGTGGAATCTGGACCTTATTTCGTTTGTGATGCACAGTCGAGAAACAG ATTATTGTACGGCACCGTGGGCCAAGCTTTCCAAGAAATACGGCTACACGTTCAACCTACGGCTTTTTGGCGAGGACCAG ATCATGACTTTTGAGCCAGAAAACATTAAAGCAGTTTTGAGCACTGATTTTAATAATTTTGAGAAAG GGACGCTATTCCGAGGAAAAATGGATACAGTTTTGGGGAAGGGTGTTTTTAATGCCGATG GGGACATGTGGAAGTTCCATCGCGGCATGTCCCGACCCTATTTCTCTCGCGACCGCATTTCTCACTTTGATAATTTTGCCCGACATTCTGACCTTGCCATATCCAAGATCTTATCCCGGCTCAATGAGCCAGCCCGGCCAGGACAACCTATCGCAGTGGACTTTCAAGACCTGGTCGCCCGATTCACTCTTGATTCAGGAACCGAATTCCTGTTCGGCGCGGATGTTCGCTCGTTAGATTCTACCCTCCCCTATCCTCACGAAAAGCCCAAGGACAATAGTGCCTCGTTTGCAGCGGCTTTTGGACGGGCCCAAGAATCTCTGACTTATCGCCTTGCACTGGGCCACCTTTGGTCTTGGATGGAGCTTTTCTGGGACCGAACGAAGCAAGACATGGATGTTATTGATGCGTACATCACACCGCTTTTAAGGCAAAAATTGGACAGAAAGCGTATTTCAGGTCTCAACCGAAATTCCAAAGCAGAATTTGAGAACATTAGTACAGATGGGATGGAAGAAGCAGAGGATACTCTTCTAGATCATCTGGTGCAGTTTACTGATG ACATATCGGTAATCAAGGATGAGTTAATCAATATTCTAGTAGCCGCAAGAGACACA ACCGCTGCAACTTTGACTTTCGCCGTGTATATCCTAGCCGAAAATCCCAAGATAATGGATAAGCTCCGGAGCGAGGTCCTTGGTCGCTTGGGAACATCCAACCATCCTACACCCGAGGACTTTAAAGAAATGAAGTACTTGAGGGCCGTAATCAACGAGACTCTGAG GTTGTTCCCTGCCGTACCT AAGTATTATGTTCCCGCTGGAGCAAC AATACCGTATTCGGTACTCCACATGCACAGACGCAAGGATCTTTGGGGT CCCGACGCAGACGAATTCGATCCCGAGCGATGGTTGGACGACAGGTTGAAAAAATATGTAACCCCAAATCCGTTCATTTTCCTCCCATTCAACGCCGGTCCCCGAATC TGCCTTGGCCAACAGTTTGCTTACAA CGAGACATCGTACTTTCTCTCGCGTCTGCTTCAAAGAGTCGAGtcctttgaacttgttccCGAAGCTTATCCAGCGGGGACGTTACCTCCGGCCGATTGGAAGAACGGGGAGGGCCGGAAGGTATACGAGAAGATTTGGCCCAAGAGCCATTTGACGATTTATTGCAAT GGAGGGCTCTGGATTAGAATGAAAGAGGCAAGTTTACTGGTGGAGGAGTAG